The Gimibacter soli genome includes a region encoding these proteins:
- the rplR gene encoding 50S ribosomal protein L18 codes for MASKDKLFEKRRQRNRTQLRKKSAGRPRLSVHRTNQHIYAQVIDDVKGATLAAASTIEADLRAGSTSNKEAATKVGQLIAERAKAAGVSSVVFDRGAFLYHGRIQALAEAAREGGLDF; via the coding sequence ATGGCTTCTAAAGATAAACTCTTTGAAAAGCGCCGTCAGCGTAACCGGACACAACTTCGCAAGAAGAGTGCCGGGCGGCCGCGCCTTTCTGTCCACCGTACCAACCAGCATATCTATGCTCAGGTCATCGACGATGTGAAGGGTGCAACGCTTGCCGCTGCCTCGACCATCGAAGCGGATCTGCGCGCTGGTAGCACCTCGAACAAAGAGGCTGCCACCAAGGTTGGTCAACTGATTGCCGAGCGTGCCAAAGCTGCTGGCGTCTCCTCCGTCGTGTTCGACCGCGGCGCTTTCCTTTACCACGGCCGTATTCAGGCCCTGGCGGAAGCGGCGCGCGAAGGCGGCCTGGATTTCTAA
- the rpsE gene encoding 30S ribosomal protein S5: MARPERNREESELVEKLVHINRVAKVVKGGRRFGFAALVVVGDGRGRVGFGNGKAREVPEAIRKATEAAKKNMIRVPLRDARTLHHDIHGRHGAGKVLLRTAAAGTGIIAGGPMRAVFEALGVQDVVTKSQGSTNPYNMVRATIDALGRQNSPRQIAAKRGKKVAEIVARREGGKAGTDEALADGEANAE; encoded by the coding sequence ATGGCACGCCCTGAACGCAATCGCGAAGAAAGCGAACTGGTTGAAAAGCTGGTCCACATCAACCGTGTGGCCAAAGTGGTTAAAGGTGGCCGTCGTTTCGGCTTCGCAGCCCTCGTTGTCGTCGGTGACGGCCGTGGCCGCGTAGGCTTCGGCAACGGCAAGGCTCGCGAGGTTCCCGAAGCGATCCGCAAGGCTACCGAAGCCGCCAAGAAGAACATGATCCGTGTTCCGCTCCGGGATGCACGCACGCTCCACCACGACATTCATGGTCGTCACGGCGCGGGCAAAGTGCTCCTTCGTACCGCCGCAGCTGGTACCGGCATCATCGCCGGCGGCCCGATGCGCGCCGTGTTCGAAGCCCTCGGGGTGCAGGACGTTGTGACCAAGTCGCAAGGTTCGACGAACCCTTACAACATGGTGCGGGCTACGATCGATGCTCTCGGTCGTCAGAATTCGCCCCGTCAGATCGCTGCGAAGCGTGGCAAGAAAGTTGCCGAGATCGTAGCGCGTCGCGAGGGTGGCAAAGCCGGTACCGACGAAGCGCTCGCCGATGGCGAAGCTAACGCGGAGTAA
- the rpmD gene encoding 50S ribosomal protein L30, whose amino-acid sequence MAAKKTVKVTQIASAIRRTDDQLATLKGLGLNKMHRTRELEDTPAVRGMINKVHHLVRVED is encoded by the coding sequence ATGGCTGCTAAGAAAACCGTCAAGGTAACGCAGATCGCCAGCGCGATCCGTCGCACCGATGACCAGCTGGCCACCCTCAAGGGTCTCGGCCTCAACAAGATGCATCGTACGCGTGAGCTGGAAGATACCCCGGCTGTTCGCGGGATGATCAACAAGGTGCACCACCTGGTGCGCGTTGAAGACTAA
- the rplO gene encoding 50S ribosomal protein L15, which produces MKLNELRDNDGARTSRFRVGRGIGSGKGKTSGSGVKGQKSRSGVAINGFEGGQMPIYRRLPKRGFTSLNKVVYEVVNIGRLQKAIDAGKVDAKAPITADVLAQAGVISRIGNGVRLLAKGELKAKVEITVTGASKAAVEAVEKAGGKVTVA; this is translated from the coding sequence ATGAAACTCAATGAACTGCGCGATAACGACGGCGCCCGCACTTCGCGGTTTCGTGTCGGTCGCGGTATCGGTTCCGGCAAAGGTAAAACCTCCGGTTCCGGTGTGAAGGGTCAGAAATCGCGTTCCGGCGTGGCGATCAACGGTTTCGAGGGCGGTCAGATGCCCATCTACCGTCGTCTGCCGAAGCGTGGCTTCACCTCGCTGAACAAAGTGGTCTACGAAGTTGTCAACATCGGCCGTCTGCAGAAGGCGATCGATGCGGGCAAAGTCGATGCCAAGGCCCCGATTACTGCTGACGTGCTGGCTCAGGCCGGCGTCATCAGCCGCATCGGCAATGGCGTTCGTCTGCTCGCCAAGGGCGAACTGAAAGCCAAAGTCGAAATCACGGTCACCGGTGCTTCCAAAGCAGCCGTTGAAGCCGTGGAAAAAGCCGGCGGCAAGGTTACCGTTGCCTGA
- the secY gene encoding preprotein translocase subunit SecY, translating to MASAAEQLAANLSLSSFGKAEELKKRIWFALGALIVYRLCTYVPLPGIDGEALARMFASLSGGFLDMVNTFSGGAVQRMSIITLGIMPYISASIIVQLLTTMSPSLAALKKEGEQGRKKINQYTRMGTVALTLVQGYAVATGLEGQAGVVVDPGWFFRITTVITLLGGTMFLMWLGEQITQRGIGNGISLIIFAGIIAELPGTLAQAFELNRAGSMSLGLLLALLVGAAALIWFIVLCERAQRRVIIQYPKRQHGNRVIQGDKSHLPIKLNVSGVIPPIFASSLLIMPLTVAGFYQSSGAEWLTTMTSLLGVGRPLHVALYVLLIVFFCFFYTTVQFNPEDTAENLKKHGGFVPGIRPGKRTAEYLEYVLTRLTVIGSAYLSLVCVIPEILMSQAAVPFYLGGTSLLIVVNVTMDTVSQIHSHLMAQQYEGLLKKARLKGGRR from the coding sequence ATGGCATCCGCTGCTGAACAACTGGCGGCCAATCTTAGCTTGTCCTCGTTCGGCAAGGCCGAAGAGCTGAAAAAGCGGATCTGGTTCGCTCTTGGTGCACTCATTGTGTACCGTCTCTGCACCTATGTACCCCTCCCGGGTATCGACGGCGAAGCGCTTGCGCGCATGTTCGCCAGTCTGTCGGGCGGGTTCCTCGATATGGTCAACACCTTCTCGGGCGGTGCAGTACAGCGGATGTCGATCATCACGCTCGGGATCATGCCGTATATTTCGGCATCGATCATCGTGCAGCTCCTGACCACGATGAGCCCGTCGCTTGCCGCCCTCAAAAAGGAAGGCGAGCAGGGCCGGAAGAAGATCAACCAATATACCCGTATGGGCACCGTAGCCCTGACGCTTGTTCAGGGCTACGCCGTGGCCACTGGCCTTGAAGGCCAGGCCGGTGTCGTTGTCGATCCGGGTTGGTTCTTCCGTATCACGACCGTGATCACGCTCCTTGGCGGCACCATGTTCCTCATGTGGCTCGGCGAGCAGATCACCCAGCGCGGTATCGGTAACGGTATTTCGCTCATCATTTTCGCCGGTATCATTGCCGAGCTGCCGGGCACGCTCGCCCAGGCGTTCGAGCTGAACCGTGCGGGCTCGATGTCCCTTGGCCTGCTGCTGGCGCTCCTTGTTGGTGCCGCCGCGCTCATCTGGTTCATCGTGCTTTGTGAACGCGCCCAGCGCCGCGTCATCATCCAGTATCCCAAACGCCAGCACGGCAACCGCGTGATCCAGGGCGATAAGTCGCACCTGCCGATCAAGCTGAACGTGTCGGGCGTTATCCCGCCGATCTTTGCAAGCTCGCTCCTGATCATGCCGCTGACTGTTGCCGGCTTCTATCAGTCGAGCGGCGCCGAGTGGCTGACCACCATGACCTCGCTTCTGGGGGTCGGTCGTCCGCTGCACGTTGCGCTCTATGTGCTGCTGATCGTCTTCTTCTGCTTCTTCTACACGACCGTTCAGTTCAATCCTGAAGACACGGCCGAGAACCTGAAGAAGCATGGTGGCTTCGTTCCGGGCATTCGCCCCGGCAAGCGCACCGCCGAGTATCTTGAATATGTGCTGACGCGCCTGACTGTGATTGGCTCCGCCTATCTGTCGCTCGTCTGCGTTATTCCTGAAATCCTGATGAGCCAGGCCGCCGTTCCCTTCTATCTGGGTGGCACGAGCCTTCTGATTGTTGTCAACGTGACCATGGATACTGTAAGCCAGATCCATAGCCATCTGATGGCGCAGCAATATGAGGGCCTTCTGAAGAAAGCCCGGCTCAAGGGAGGCCGCCGTTGA
- a CDS encoding adenylate kinase encodes MIIILFGPPGAGKGTQAQRIEKERGLVQLSTGDMLRAAVGAGTDMGKRAKEKMDAGQLVSDDIVIGIISDRIREDDCRNGFILDGFPRTVAQAEALDVMLKEQGLKLDHVVEMRVDDKVLADRIAGRYSCAKCNEGYHDTAKKPKAEGVCDVCGGTEFTRRKDDNRETVAKRLEAYYADTAPVLPYYEKSGILSVVDGMAAISEVAAQIDAVLAA; translated from the coding sequence TTGATTATCATTCTTTTCGGTCCGCCGGGCGCGGGCAAGGGGACCCAGGCGCAGCGCATCGAAAAGGAACGCGGCCTCGTGCAGCTCTCCACCGGTGACATGCTGCGCGCCGCTGTGGGCGCTGGCACCGACATGGGCAAGCGCGCCAAGGAAAAGATGGACGCCGGCCAGCTCGTCTCCGACGATATCGTGATCGGCATCATCAGCGACCGCATCCGCGAAGACGACTGCAGGAACGGTTTCATCCTTGATGGCTTCCCGCGCACCGTTGCGCAGGCCGAGGCCCTGGATGTGATGCTGAAAGAGCAGGGGCTGAAGCTCGACCATGTTGTCGAGATGCGGGTTGACGACAAAGTCCTCGCCGACCGGATCGCCGGTCGCTATTCCTGCGCGAAATGCAATGAAGGTTACCACGACACCGCCAAGAAGCCGAAGGCCGAGGGCGTGTGCGATGTATGTGGCGGTACAGAGTTTACCCGCCGCAAGGACGACAATCGTGAGACGGTGGCCAAGCGCCTGGAGGCATACTATGCCGACACCGCGCCGGTCCTGCCTTACTACGAAAAATCGGGCATCCTTTCGGTGGTGGACGGCATGGCCGCCATCAGCGAAGTGGCCGCTCAGATCGACGCGGTTTTGGCCGCGTAA
- the rpsM gene encoding 30S ribosomal protein S13, whose amino-acid sequence MARIAGVNIPTNKRVEIALTYIHGIGDHFAKEICTKLNFPRERRVAELTDAEVIQIRELIDENYTVEGDLRREVAMNIKRLMDLKTYRGLRHRNKLPVRGQRTHTNARTRKGKAVAIAGKKK is encoded by the coding sequence GTGGCGCGTATTGCAGGCGTTAACATTCCGACCAACAAACGGGTCGAGATCGCACTGACCTACATTCACGGTATTGGTGATCATTTCGCCAAGGAAATCTGCACGAAGCTGAATTTCCCCCGTGAACGTCGGGTTGCTGAACTGACGGATGCTGAAGTGATTCAGATCCGCGAACTGATCGACGAAAACTACACCGTAGAAGGTGACCTTCGTCGTGAAGTTGCTATGAACATCAAACGGCTGATGGACCTGAAGACCTACCGTGGTCTCCGTCACCGTAACAAACTGCCGGTACGTGGTCAGCGTACCCATACGAACGCTCGCACCCGCAAGGGCAAAGCGGTCGCTATCGCCGGCAAGAAGAAATAA
- the rpsK gene encoding 30S ribosomal protein S11: MAKEPNRIKRRERKNITNGVAHVNASFNNTMITISDVQGNAISWSSAGMMGFKGSRKSTPYAAQMAAEDAGRKAQEHGVKSLEVEVKGPGAGRESALRALQTIGFVITSIRDVTPIPHNGCRPPKRRRV; the protein is encoded by the coding sequence ATGGCTAAAGAACCGAACCGCATTAAGCGCCGCGAACGTAAGAATATTACGAACGGCGTTGCGCACGTGAACGCATCGTTCAACAACACCATGATCACCATCAGCGACGTACAGGGTAATGCGATCTCCTGGTCGTCCGCTGGGATGATGGGTTTCAAAGGCTCCCGTAAGTCTACTCCGTACGCTGCCCAGATGGCTGCGGAAGACGCCGGCCGCAAGGCGCAGGAACACGGTGTGAAGTCGCTTGAAGTAGAAGTCAAAGGCCCCGGCGCTGGCCGCGAGTCCGCTCTGCGCGCGCTGCAGACCATTGGCTTCGTGATCACTTCGATCCGCGACGTTACGCCGATCCCGCACAACGGCTGCCGCCCGCCGAAGCGTCGCCGCGTCTAA
- a CDS encoding DNA-directed RNA polymerase subunit alpha → MIQKNWQELIKPNGLSIESGADPLRKAKLVVEPLERGYGMTLGNALRRVLLSSLQGGAVTSIQIEGVLHEFSSVPGVREDVTDIVLNIKQMPVRVLSDGVKRLHLTASGPGEVRAGQISEVADVEILDKDLVICHLDDGATLNMELAVSSGKGYVPADRNRPEDAPIGLIPVDALYSPVKKVSYKVENTREGQILDYDKLSMEIETDGTITPEDALAFAARILQDQLHVFINFDEPEESVATDEDSEPEINRQLLRKVDELELSVRSANCLKNDNIVYIGDLVQKTEAEMLRTPNFGRKSLNEIKEVLASMGLRLGMELPAWPPENIEELAKKLEQEY, encoded by the coding sequence GTGATCCAGAAAAACTGGCAGGAACTGATTAAACCCAACGGCTTGTCGATCGAATCGGGTGCAGACCCGCTTCGCAAGGCGAAGCTCGTTGTCGAACCGCTCGAGCGTGGCTACGGCATGACGCTCGGCAACGCACTGCGTCGTGTGCTGCTGTCGTCGCTGCAAGGCGGTGCGGTCACCAGCATCCAGATCGAAGGCGTACTCCACGAGTTCTCGTCGGTTCCGGGTGTGCGTGAAGACGTCACGGACATTGTGCTCAACATCAAGCAGATGCCTGTACGCGTCCTTTCGGACGGCGTGAAGCGCCTGCACCTTACCGCGTCGGGCCCGGGCGAAGTTCGCGCCGGCCAGATCAGCGAAGTTGCCGATGTCGAGATCCTCGACAAGGACCTCGTGATCTGTCACCTCGACGACGGTGCGACCCTCAACATGGAACTGGCAGTTTCGAGCGGCAAGGGCTATGTCCCGGCCGACCGTAACCGTCCGGAAGACGCGCCGATCGGTCTTATCCCGGTTGACGCGCTCTACAGCCCCGTGAAGAAGGTCAGCTACAAAGTCGAGAACACCCGCGAGGGCCAGATTCTCGACTATGACAAGCTTTCGATGGAAATCGAAACGGACGGCACGATCACCCCGGAAGATGCGCTGGCTTTCGCCGCTCGCATCCTGCAGGACCAGCTGCACGTCTTCATCAACTTCGATGAGCCGGAAGAAAGCGTTGCAACGGACGAAGATTCGGAACCCGAAATCAATCGTCAACTGCTGCGCAAGGTCGACGAACTGGAACTCAGCGTCCGTTCAGCAAACTGCCTGAAGAACGACAATATCGTCTATATCGGCGATCTCGTTCAGAAGACCGAAGCCGAAATGCTGCGTACCCCGAACTTCGGCCGCAAGTCGCTCAACGAAATCAAGGAAGTTCTCGCCTCGATGGGCCTCCGTCTCGGCATGGAACTCCCGGCTTGGCCGCCTGAGAATATCGAAGAGCTCGCCAAGAAACTCGAACAAGAGTACTGA
- the rplQ gene encoding 50S ribosomal protein L17, with amino-acid sequence MRHNMSGRKLNRTSSHRKALFMNLSQALVKHEQIITTLPKAKDLAPIVEKLISLGKKGGLANRRLAIARLQDEALVSKLFGEIADRYKERNGGYTRVLKAGFRHGDNAPMAVIELVDRNVEAKGADDRARAEAAAMDDTAE; translated from the coding sequence ATGCGCCACAATATGTCCGGTCGGAAACTGAATCGTACCTCGAGCCACCGCAAGGCTCTCTTCATGAACCTGTCGCAGGCTCTCGTGAAGCACGAACAGATCATCACCACGCTGCCGAAAGCCAAGGATCTCGCGCCCATCGTCGAGAAACTCATCAGCCTCGGTAAAAAAGGTGGCCTTGCCAACCGTCGTCTGGCGATCGCTCGCCTGCAGGACGAAGCGCTCGTTTCGAAGCTGTTCGGCGAAATCGCTGACCGCTACAAAGAGCGTAACGGCGGCTACACCCGCGTTCTGAAAGCCGGTTTCCGTCATGGCGACAACGCCCCGATGGCTGTGATCGAGCTTGTTGACCGCAACGTGGAAGCCAAAGGCGCCGACGACCGCGCCCGCGCTGAAGCTGCTGCAATGGACGACACTGCAGAATAA
- a CDS encoding GGDEF domain-containing protein: MIGAWVIVVTAGVTCLIMAAVFAIFHQSDPHKSDASAFWGWSYLVGAIAWSLNVMRDGTHGSVFIWLNNATFLGCAILLSCGIHAFFGKRLPQKLYMVAAAFWLPLYTYGLIEADAYQSFLLRSLATGMVAGIVLGHASIMAFRMARAHGDRVEFATACFYGTLAVMSMALIPPAVIGIGKDNYFSSINFIILYVIEPPLVVGIGMCCALMLMRRVVNELRSLADCDPLTGLLNRRGFMSRFDAIFENAVARGGDLALVILDIDRFKEVNNRFGHTGGDRVLVEFADILREHLKPGQICGRQGGEEFAILLPDCGNEDVREFVEGLRADLASGRIVMDGRTVKLTFTTGHTTYLGETTAFEMLRRADGHLNRTRLVDEARRSTAQSRSAKLMA, translated from the coding sequence ATGATAGGTGCCTGGGTAATCGTTGTAACGGCGGGTGTGACATGCCTGATCATGGCAGCCGTCTTTGCCATCTTCCATCAGTCGGACCCGCACAAGAGCGATGCGTCGGCATTCTGGGGCTGGTCCTATCTGGTTGGCGCTATCGCCTGGTCGCTCAATGTGATGCGCGACGGCACCCATGGTTCTGTCTTCATCTGGCTGAACAACGCCACTTTCCTTGGCTGCGCCATCCTGCTTAGTTGTGGCATCCATGCCTTCTTCGGCAAACGACTACCTCAAAAGCTTTACATGGTTGCCGCTGCTTTCTGGCTGCCGCTTTACACCTATGGTCTGATCGAGGCTGATGCCTATCAAAGCTTCCTGTTGCGGTCACTTGCGACGGGCATGGTAGCGGGAATTGTGCTGGGGCACGCATCCATCATGGCTTTCCGCATGGCGCGGGCGCATGGCGATAGGGTGGAGTTTGCCACTGCGTGTTTTTACGGCACGCTTGCCGTCATGAGCATGGCTTTGATCCCGCCGGCGGTGATCGGTATTGGCAAAGACAACTATTTCAGTTCCATAAATTTCATCATCCTGTATGTGATCGAGCCGCCGCTGGTGGTGGGGATCGGCATGTGCTGCGCTCTGATGTTGATGCGCCGGGTGGTGAATGAACTGAGGAGCCTTGCCGACTGTGACCCGCTCACCGGCCTTCTCAACCGTCGCGGTTTCATGAGCCGCTTTGATGCCATTTTCGAGAATGCCGTTGCGCGGGGCGGTGATCTGGCGCTTGTCATCCTTGATATCGACCGCTTCAAGGAAGTGAACAACCGCTTCGGCCATACGGGCGGTGACCGCGTGCTTGTCGAATTTGCCGATATCCTGCGCGAGCACCTGAAGCCCGGCCAGATTTGCGGCCGGCAGGGTGGGGAAGAGTTTGCAATCCTACTGCCCGATTGCGGCAACGAGGATGTGCGCGAATTCGTGGAAGGCCTTCGTGCCGATCTCGCCAGCGGGCGTATCGTGATGGATGGCCGAACTGTGAAGCTGACCTTCACGACCGGGCACACGACTTACCTTGGCGAAACCACTGCGTTCGAAATGCTGCGGCGCGCCGATGGGCACCTCAACCGCACCCGGCTGGTGGATGAAGCGCGGCGCAGCACCGCCCAGTCGCGCTCGGCCAAGCTGATGGCCTGA
- a CDS encoding DegQ family serine endoprotease, protein MIGKIGAGFLAAGLMLGGTPLAAQMMDDAEAPAPAANAVDAMRAVPQSQMEVQLSYAPLVKTAAPAVVNIYTKTIVKAQRPALLDDPLFQRFFGDKFSFGMPRDRVRGSLGSGVIVRSTGVIVTNNHVIEGADEIQVVLADRREYPAKVVLADPKTDLAILQIDTKGENLPVLPIADSDDVQVGDIVLAIGNPFGIGQTVTSGIVSANARTQQGISDFGFFIQTDAAINPGNSGGALIGMHGELLGINSAIYSRTGASNGIGFAVPANMVKSVLNAALNEGQLARPWLGIKGQPVTAALAETLGLARPGGVLVDSVFPGGPAAKGGLVPGDVIMDVNGREVLDEAALNFRIATLEDGDTATLTVRRGDTDEALEVGLSLPPEEPARNVTRLVGGHPFLGVTVGNLSPRFNEELGVDPMAKGVIVLQLEPRTAAARFQFLAPGDLILSVNGREVSTVSDIEPALEAVDEAYRYQVQRQGRVQECEIVPNRSFRCAVVG, encoded by the coding sequence ATGATCGGAAAGATTGGCGCTGGCTTTCTGGCCGCAGGCCTCATGCTTGGGGGCACCCCGCTTGCCGCGCAAATGATGGACGACGCCGAGGCACCGGCACCCGCCGCAAACGCCGTCGATGCCATGCGTGCGGTTCCCCAATCCCAGATGGAAGTGCAGCTGTCCTACGCGCCGCTTGTGAAGACGGCGGCACCGGCTGTTGTGAACATCTATACGAAAACAATCGTGAAGGCGCAGCGGCCCGCGCTTCTGGACGATCCGCTGTTTCAGCGCTTCTTCGGCGACAAATTCTCGTTCGGCATGCCTCGCGATCGGGTGCGTGGTTCGCTCGGATCCGGCGTTATCGTGCGCTCGACAGGCGTGATCGTGACGAACAATCACGTGATCGAAGGCGCAGATGAAATTCAGGTCGTGCTCGCCGACCGCCGCGAATATCCGGCGAAAGTGGTACTTGCCGACCCCAAGACCGACCTCGCCATCCTGCAGATCGATACGAAGGGTGAAAACCTTCCCGTGCTGCCCATCGCGGATTCGGATGACGTGCAGGTGGGCGATATCGTGCTCGCTATCGGTAACCCGTTCGGGATCGGCCAGACGGTGACAAGCGGCATTGTATCGGCCAACGCGCGCACCCAGCAGGGCATCAGCGATTTCGGCTTCTTCATCCAGACAGACGCCGCCATCAACCCCGGCAACTCGGGCGGGGCGCTCATTGGCATGCACGGCGAGCTTCTGGGCATCAACTCGGCCATCTATAGCCGCACCGGCGCCTCGAACGGTATCGGCTTCGCCGTGCCCGCCAATATGGTGAAATCGGTGCTGAATGCTGCCCTCAATGAAGGCCAGCTTGCCCGGCCATGGCTTGGCATCAAGGGCCAGCCGGTAACTGCCGCGCTTGCCGAGACGCTGGGGCTGGCGCGTCCGGGCGGCGTGCTGGTCGATTCCGTCTTCCCCGGCGGTCCGGCCGCGAAGGGCGGTCTGGTGCCCGGTGATGTGATCATGGATGTGAATGGCCGCGAAGTGCTGGATGAAGCCGCGCTCAATTTCCGCATCGCGACGCTTGAGGACGGCGATACCGCCACGCTCACCGTGCGTCGTGGCGATACGGACGAGGCGCTTGAGGTCGGCCTTTCGCTGCCGCCTGAAGAACCGGCCCGCAATGTGACGCGGCTGGTGGGTGGTCATCCCTTCCTCGGGGTGACGGTCGGCAACCTGTCGCCGCGCTTCAATGAGGAGCTGGGTGTTGATCCGATGGCCAAAGGCGTGATCGTGCTGCAACTGGAGCCGCGCACGGCGGCGGCCCGCTTCCAGTTCCTTGCCCCCGGTGACCTGATCCTGTCTGTCAATGGCCGCGAGGTCAGCACGGTATCGGACATTGAACCCGCGCTTGAAGCCGTCGATGAAGCCTATCGCTATCAGGTGCAGCGGCAGGGCCGTGTGCAGGAATGCGAGATCGTGCCGAACCGCAGCTTCCGCTGCGCTGTTGTCGGCTGA